One Kribbella sp. NBC_00662 genomic region harbors:
- a CDS encoding carbohydrate ABC transporter permease, with product MRTLVSPLALRSPRGRIIYWTILTVTVVGFTGAFVFPLYWMVTGALKSPDELAQIPPSFFPKHFDLHVYVDAWEQLQLGVFLKNTVLYAGGAWLFTLAVDVSAAYALSKLRPIFGKLVLGAMLATLMIPPMVLLLPTYLVAKDLPIFHADLLNTPWAIWLPAAANGFFVFLLKRFFDSIPRELLEAAEIDGASPARILWSIVLPVSRPIIGVVSILSVVTVWKDFVWPLLVLPETDKMSISVGIASLSAQMPQNVLIASLVIASLPTIIVFFIFQRSIMAGLTAGSLKG from the coding sequence ATGAGGACCCTGGTCTCACCGCTCGCGCTCCGCAGCCCGCGCGGCCGGATCATCTACTGGACGATCCTGACCGTGACGGTCGTCGGGTTCACCGGTGCGTTCGTGTTCCCGCTCTACTGGATGGTCACCGGCGCGCTGAAGTCACCCGACGAGCTGGCGCAGATCCCGCCCAGCTTCTTCCCGAAACACTTCGACCTGCACGTGTACGTCGACGCGTGGGAACAGCTCCAGCTCGGGGTCTTCCTGAAGAACACCGTGCTGTACGCCGGTGGCGCGTGGCTGTTCACACTCGCGGTCGACGTGAGTGCGGCGTACGCCTTGTCGAAGCTGCGGCCGATCTTCGGCAAGCTGGTGCTCGGCGCGATGCTGGCGACGTTGATGATCCCGCCGATGGTGCTGTTGCTGCCGACGTACCTGGTGGCGAAGGACCTGCCGATCTTCCACGCCGACCTGCTCAATACTCCGTGGGCGATCTGGCTGCCGGCGGCTGCGAACGGGTTCTTCGTGTTCCTGCTGAAGCGGTTCTTCGACTCGATCCCGCGGGAGCTGCTCGAGGCCGCGGAGATCGACGGCGCCTCGCCCGCACGGATCCTCTGGTCGATCGTGCTGCCGGTGTCGCGCCCGATCATCGGAGTCGTGTCGATCCTGTCGGTCGTGACGGTCTGGAAGGACTTCGTCTGGCCGCTGCTGGTCCTGCCGGAGACCGACAAGATGTCGATCAGCGTCGGCATCGCGTCGCTGTCGGCCCAGATGCCGCAGAACGTCCTGATCGCCTCACTGGTGATCGCCAGCCTGCCCACCATCATCGTGTTCTTCATCTTCCAAAGAAGCATCATGGCGGGCCTCACAGCCGGAAGCCTCAAAGGATGA
- a CDS encoding heavy-metal-associated domain-containing protein: MTTTTYSVSGMTCAHCTSAVTEELSKLVGVQDVKIDLVAGGTSAVHVTSESALDEAAVREAVDEAGYELAAS, from the coding sequence ATGACCACCACGACCTACTCCGTCTCCGGCATGACCTGCGCGCACTGCACCTCAGCAGTCACCGAGGAGCTCAGCAAGCTCGTCGGTGTGCAGGACGTGAAGATCGACCTCGTCGCGGGCGGCACCTCCGCGGTGCACGTGACGAGTGAGTCCGCGCTCGACGAGGCCGCCGTTCGTGAGGCTGTCGACGAGGCGGGCTACGAACTGGCGGCGTCGTGA
- a CDS encoding glycoside hydrolase family 13 protein, which yields MADEWWRGAAIYQVYLRSFADGNGDGIGDLAGLREKLPYLAELGVDAIWLNPWYPSPMADGGYDVADYRAIDPAFGTLAEAEAYIAEAHALNIRTIIDIVPNHGSDQQDWFVEALRAGPGSPERERFLFRSGRNDGPPNDWQSIFNGPAWTQVDDGEWYLHLFAPEQPDFNWRNPEVVEEFHDILRFWLDRGVDGIRIDSAAVLFKDLDSVEESYTDHDEVHEVYRGWRHITDQYDGRFLVGEMWMPDQERFALYLRPDEMQTAFNFDFLSRPWEAEELKASIDLTLSTHVPIGAPPTWVLSNHDVTRPVTKYGRPDTSFSHQDRKHGMQTDLVLGERRARAAALLAMALPGGLYVYQGEELGLPEVEDLPDDLLQDPIFIRSKGADRGRDGCRVPLPWSGKEPPFGFGAGTPWLPQPADWKNLTVESQHDDQNSMLALYRTGLRLRRELLGDGVLTWLESPADVLVFQRENLICVVNLTSAPIELPPYEEVLLTSIPLDNGKLPTDATAWIR from the coding sequence ATGGCCGACGAATGGTGGCGTGGAGCCGCGATCTACCAGGTCTACCTGCGGAGTTTCGCCGATGGGAACGGTGACGGGATCGGGGATCTGGCAGGGCTGCGGGAGAAGCTGCCGTACCTGGCCGAGCTCGGTGTGGATGCGATCTGGTTGAACCCGTGGTACCCGTCGCCGATGGCTGACGGTGGGTACGACGTGGCGGACTACCGGGCGATCGACCCGGCGTTCGGGACGTTGGCCGAGGCCGAGGCGTACATCGCGGAGGCGCACGCACTCAACATCCGGACGATCATCGACATCGTGCCGAACCACGGCTCCGACCAGCAGGACTGGTTCGTCGAGGCCCTCCGCGCCGGCCCGGGTTCGCCCGAGCGGGAGCGGTTCCTGTTCCGCTCCGGCCGGAACGATGGCCCGCCCAACGACTGGCAGTCGATCTTCAACGGGCCGGCCTGGACCCAGGTCGACGACGGTGAGTGGTACCTGCACCTGTTCGCGCCCGAGCAGCCCGACTTCAACTGGCGCAACCCCGAGGTCGTCGAGGAGTTCCACGACATCCTCCGGTTCTGGCTCGACCGCGGCGTCGACGGGATCCGGATCGACAGCGCCGCCGTACTGTTCAAGGACCTGGACAGCGTCGAGGAGTCGTACACCGACCACGACGAGGTACACGAGGTCTATCGGGGTTGGCGGCACATCACCGATCAGTACGACGGGCGGTTCCTCGTCGGCGAGATGTGGATGCCCGACCAGGAACGCTTCGCGCTGTACCTGCGGCCCGACGAGATGCAGACCGCGTTCAACTTCGACTTCCTGTCCCGCCCCTGGGAAGCCGAGGAGCTGAAGGCATCCATCGACCTCACCCTGTCGACGCACGTCCCGATCGGCGCCCCTCCGACGTGGGTCCTGTCGAACCACGACGTGACGCGGCCGGTGACGAAGTACGGCCGTCCGGACACGTCGTTCTCGCACCAGGATCGCAAGCACGGGATGCAGACCGACCTGGTGCTGGGCGAACGCCGCGCACGCGCCGCGGCCCTGCTGGCGATGGCCTTGCCCGGTGGTCTGTATGTCTACCAAGGCGAGGAGCTCGGTCTCCCGGAGGTCGAGGACCTGCCGGACGACCTCCTGCAGGACCCGATCTTCATCCGTTCCAAGGGCGCCGACCGCGGTCGGGACGGTTGTCGGGTGCCACTGCCGTGGTCGGGGAAGGAACCGCCGTTCGGGTTCGGTGCCGGTACGCCGTGGCTGCCGCAGCCCGCCGACTGGAAGAACCTGACGGTCGAATCCCAGCACGACGACCAGAACTCGATGTTGGCCCTCTACCGCACCGGACTGCGGTTGCGCCGCGAGTTGCTCGGCGACGGCGTGCTGACGTGGCTGGAGTCGCCGGCCGACGTCCTCGTGTTCCAGCGGGAGAATCTGATCTGCGTCGTCAACCTCACGAGCGCGCCGATCGAGCTGCCGCCGTACGAGGAGGTGCTGTTGACCAGCATCCCCCTCGACAACGGCAAGCTTCCGACCGACGCGACCGCCTGGATCAGATGA
- a CDS encoding nuclear transport factor 2 family protein — translation MNARPPLPPFTRETAIQKVRAAENAWNKQDPEAVSLAYTPDTYWRNRDVFVNGRAEVVEFLTQKWARELDYRLIKELWAFTDDRIAVRFVYESHDAAGQWYRSHGNENWEFDENGLMRVRRASINDQVIAESDRLFHWDAPGPRPDDHPGLTELGL, via the coding sequence GTGAACGCACGACCGCCATTGCCCCCGTTCACCCGGGAGACGGCTATCCAGAAGGTCCGCGCTGCGGAGAACGCGTGGAACAAACAGGACCCGGAGGCCGTCTCGCTTGCCTACACGCCGGACACCTACTGGCGGAACCGGGACGTCTTCGTGAACGGACGGGCCGAGGTAGTCGAGTTCCTGACCCAGAAGTGGGCGCGCGAGCTGGACTACCGGCTGATCAAGGAGCTGTGGGCGTTCACCGACGACCGCATCGCCGTCCGGTTCGTCTACGAGTCGCACGACGCGGCCGGCCAGTGGTACCGCTCACACGGCAACGAGAACTGGGAGTTCGACGAGAACGGCCTGATGCGGGTCCGCCGTGCCAGCATCAACGACCAGGTGATCGCGGAGTCCGACCGCCTGTTCCACTGGGACGCTCCGGGCCCCCGCCCGGACGACCACCCCGGCCTCACCGAACTGGGCCTCTGA
- a CDS encoding heavy metal translocating P-type ATPase codes for MSNQSVELIIGGMTCASCAARVEKKLNRMDGVTATVNYATEKAKVTYPDGVSTDDLVATVEKTGYTAALPTPAVSTEADEPDELKPLRQRLIASIVLTVPVVAFGMIPALQFDSWQWASLTLAFPVVTWAAWPFHKAAWTNLRHAATTMDTLISLGVVSSFLWSLYALFLGSAGEPGMKMPFTLIPSRGSGAEEIYLEVATAVTTFILAGRYFEARAKRRSGAALRALLELGAKDVAVLRNGAETRIPADQLVVGDEFVVRPGEKIATDGVIVTGSSAVDASMLTGESVPVEVGAGDAVVGATVNAGGRLVVRATRVGADTQLAQMARLVEDAQNGKAAVQRLADKVSGIFVPIVIGLALATLGFWLGNGSPVEVAFTAAVAVLIIACPCALGLATPTALMVGTGRGAQLGILIKGPEVLESTRRVDTVVLDKTGTVTTGRMELVDVLLAPGQERAEVLRLAGALEHSSEHPIAQAVARAASAAGKLPEVEDFGNVEGLGVQGIVDGHAVLVGRTRLLEEWSQHLPAELAHAKEHAEAEGSTAVAVGWDGEARAVLVVADTVKPTSVQAIRELRELGLRPVLLTGDNEAVATKVAGEVGIDEVIAEVLPAGKVDAVKKLQDDGRVVAMIGDGVNDAAALAQADLGLSMGTGTDVAIEASDLTLVRGDLRAAVDAIRLSRSTLRTIKGNLFWAFAYNVLALPLAAAGLLNPMLAGAAMAFSSVFVVSNSLRLRRFRSLI; via the coding sequence ATGAGCAACCAGTCCGTTGAACTCATCATCGGCGGGATGACGTGCGCCTCCTGCGCGGCCCGGGTCGAGAAGAAGCTGAACCGGATGGACGGCGTCACGGCGACCGTCAACTACGCCACCGAGAAGGCGAAGGTGACCTACCCCGATGGCGTCTCGACCGACGACCTGGTCGCCACGGTCGAGAAGACCGGCTACACAGCGGCCCTGCCGACACCGGCGGTATCGACGGAGGCCGACGAGCCAGATGAGCTGAAACCCCTGCGGCAGCGGCTGATCGCGAGCATCGTGCTGACGGTGCCGGTGGTCGCGTTCGGGATGATCCCGGCGCTGCAGTTCGACTCGTGGCAGTGGGCGTCGCTGACGCTGGCGTTCCCGGTGGTGACGTGGGCGGCGTGGCCGTTCCACAAGGCCGCCTGGACGAACCTGCGGCACGCGGCGACGACGATGGACACGCTGATCTCGCTGGGCGTCGTCAGCTCGTTCCTCTGGTCGCTGTACGCGCTGTTCCTCGGCAGCGCGGGTGAGCCCGGCATGAAGATGCCGTTCACACTGATCCCGTCCCGAGGCAGCGGCGCCGAAGAGATCTATCTCGAGGTCGCGACTGCTGTCACCACGTTCATCCTGGCCGGCCGGTACTTCGAGGCGCGCGCCAAGCGTCGCTCCGGTGCCGCCTTGCGCGCCCTGCTTGAGCTCGGCGCGAAGGACGTCGCAGTACTGCGGAACGGAGCCGAGACCCGGATCCCGGCCGACCAGCTGGTCGTAGGCGACGAGTTCGTCGTACGGCCCGGCGAGAAGATCGCGACCGACGGTGTGATCGTGACCGGGAGCAGCGCGGTCGACGCGTCGATGCTGACCGGCGAATCTGTACCGGTCGAGGTCGGTGCGGGTGACGCGGTCGTTGGCGCGACCGTCAATGCGGGCGGGCGGCTCGTCGTCCGGGCGACCCGAGTCGGTGCGGACACGCAGCTCGCGCAGATGGCGCGGCTGGTGGAGGACGCGCAGAACGGGAAGGCCGCCGTACAGCGCCTTGCCGACAAGGTGTCCGGGATCTTCGTACCGATCGTGATCGGGCTCGCGCTGGCGACGCTCGGCTTCTGGCTGGGCAACGGTTCGCCGGTGGAGGTCGCGTTCACGGCAGCGGTCGCCGTGCTGATCATCGCCTGCCCGTGTGCTTTGGGCCTGGCCACGCCGACCGCGTTGATGGTCGGGACCGGTCGGGGCGCGCAGTTGGGCATCCTGATCAAGGGCCCGGAGGTGCTGGAGTCCACGCGCCGGGTCGACACCGTCGTACTGGACAAGACGGGCACCGTGACAACGGGCCGGATGGAGCTGGTCGACGTACTCCTGGCTCCCGGTCAGGAGCGGGCCGAGGTGCTGCGGTTGGCGGGTGCGCTCGAGCACTCGAGCGAACACCCGATCGCGCAGGCCGTCGCCCGGGCCGCATCGGCCGCCGGGAAGCTGCCGGAGGTCGAGGACTTCGGGAACGTCGAGGGTCTTGGCGTGCAAGGGATCGTCGACGGCCACGCCGTACTCGTCGGACGGACGCGGTTGCTGGAGGAGTGGAGCCAGCACCTGCCGGCCGAGCTCGCCCACGCGAAGGAGCACGCCGAGGCCGAGGGCAGTACTGCGGTCGCGGTCGGCTGGGACGGCGAAGCGCGGGCCGTGCTCGTCGTCGCCGATACGGTGAAACCGACGTCGGTGCAGGCGATCCGGGAGCTTCGGGAGCTGGGGCTCCGGCCGGTCCTGTTGACCGGCGACAACGAAGCGGTCGCGACGAAGGTCGCCGGCGAGGTCGGTATCGACGAGGTGATCGCCGAAGTACTGCCGGCCGGCAAGGTCGACGCGGTCAAGAAGCTGCAGGACGACGGGCGCGTGGTCGCGATGATCGGTGACGGCGTCAACGACGCGGCCGCCCTGGCCCAGGCCGATCTCGGCCTGAGCATGGGCACCGGCACCGACGTGGCGATCGAGGCGAGCGACCTGACGCTGGTGCGCGGCGATCTGCGGGCGGCCGTGGATGCCATCCGGCTGTCCCGCAGTACGCTGCGCACGATCAAGGGCAACTTGTTCTGGGCGTTCGCCTACAACGTGCTGGCCCTGCCGCTTGCCGCCGCCGGCTTGTTGAACCCGATGCTGGCCGGGGCCGCGATGGCCTTCAGCTCGGTGTTCGTCGTGTCCAACAGCCTGCGGTTGCGCCGGTTCCGGTCGCTCATCTGA
- a CDS encoding metal-sensitive transcriptional regulator gives MTDEHVHGYTAEKTSHLKRLRRIEGQIRGLQRMVEEDKYCIDILTQVSAATKALQSFSLELLDEHLSHCVVEAAQKGGPEAEEKVREASDAIARLVRS, from the coding sequence ATGACCGACGAGCACGTACACGGATACACCGCTGAGAAGACCAGCCACCTGAAGCGGCTGCGGCGGATCGAGGGGCAGATTCGCGGTCTGCAGCGGATGGTCGAGGAGGACAAGTACTGCATCGACATCCTGACCCAGGTGTCGGCGGCCACGAAGGCGTTGCAGTCGTTCTCGCTCGAGCTGCTCGACGAGCACCTCTCGCACTGCGTGGTCGAGGCCGCGCAGAAGGGTGGGCCGGAGGCCGAGGAGAAGGTTCGCGAGGCCTCCGACGCGATCGCCCGTCTGGTTCGTAGCTAA
- a CDS encoding phosphotransferase family protein has product MTDGDWRDSGFRQRRPSAETLAWVAASMGQGSRVVGYRRMTGGVCSAVNRLTVERRGVRTLVVLRQYPAGLGLEEPLEREIANLGVVAGSRLPVPDILATDVAGTSTGGLPSLLTTRLPGHVHLNPEEPGAWLTRIAELAVLLHSLDLPAKTFRPWTDSWIAPVGEFRVPADAQKPAVWRAAFDVMAAPPPNDTAVFLHCDLLPVNLLWSRGKITGLTDWNSIYRGSRAIDVGHCRRYLAALYSPEWAEQLRSLYESIAGVTLDPWWDVYALLHYDGTGSKWIQGQVAGRRPVDVPGMTSRVEATIEPALRRLG; this is encoded by the coding sequence ATGACCGACGGCGACTGGAGGGATAGCGGGTTCAGGCAGCGTCGGCCCTCCGCGGAGACTCTCGCCTGGGTTGCGGCGTCGATGGGGCAGGGCAGTCGCGTCGTTGGCTACCGCCGAATGACCGGTGGCGTCTGCTCCGCCGTGAATCGGCTGACTGTCGAGCGACGTGGCGTGCGAACGTTAGTCGTACTGCGCCAGTATCCGGCCGGGCTCGGCCTGGAGGAGCCCTTGGAGCGGGAGATCGCCAACCTTGGTGTGGTGGCGGGAAGCAGGCTCCCAGTTCCGGACATTCTGGCTACTGACGTGGCTGGTACTTCGACGGGTGGCTTGCCGTCGTTGCTGACGACGCGGTTGCCCGGGCACGTTCACCTCAACCCGGAGGAACCTGGGGCGTGGCTGACGAGGATCGCGGAGCTTGCTGTCTTGCTCCATTCCCTCGATCTCCCAGCGAAGACGTTCAGGCCTTGGACGGACTCTTGGATCGCTCCTGTTGGCGAGTTTCGGGTGCCGGCCGACGCACAGAAGCCGGCTGTGTGGAGGGCGGCGTTCGACGTGATGGCGGCGCCGCCGCCGAACGATACAGCCGTCTTTCTGCACTGCGATCTCCTGCCGGTCAACCTGCTGTGGTCGCGCGGGAAGATCACCGGACTGACCGACTGGAACTCCATCTATCGCGGGTCACGCGCGATCGACGTCGGCCATTGCCGGCGGTACCTGGCAGCGCTCTACTCACCCGAGTGGGCAGAGCAGCTCCGGTCGCTCTACGAGTCGATCGCCGGTGTAACTCTCGATCCGTGGTGGGACGTGTACGCCCTACTGCACTATGACGGCACCGGCTCGAAGTGGATCCAAGGCCAGGTCGCCGGCCGCCGCCCGGTCGACGTACCCGGCATGACTTCCCGAGTCGAGGCCACCATCGAGCCAGCGCTACGCCGCCTCGGATAG